One window from the genome of Prinia subflava isolate CZ2003 ecotype Zambia chromosome 2, Cam_Psub_1.2, whole genome shotgun sequence encodes:
- the ABCG5 gene encoding ATP-binding cassette sub-family G member 5 — MSGRASPALEKSGSIGHTGEGKAAGQLPDSISVQGVSYTIRERVGPWWNSSLYCKKWTRQILKDISFHIESGQIMGILGNSGSGKTTLLDAVSGRLGHKDNFFGEVYVNGRQLRREQFRDCFSYVPQNDTLLSFLTIQESLTYTALLTLKKCSNSSIKKKVDAVMAELSLSHIADKIIGSRNVAGISGGERRRVSVAAQLLQDPKVMLLDEPTTGLDCLTANQLVLLLSELAHRDRIVILTIHQPRSELFKLFDKIAIMSFGEMVFCGSPMEMITFFSDCGYSCPEQSNPFDFYVDLTSVDTRSKEHELETYSRVQEFVSAYRNSEIFSKVLAAIEKTKCMKELPPIPFKNKDLPSGFYQMLILLRRTTRNFSRDKIGIIMRLLQNVLFGLFIAFFLLRLRNDLAQGAVQDRVGLVYQCVSAPPYTGMLNALALFPPLRAISDQESKDGLYKKWQMLVAYIVHFLPFSVLSVAIFSTFIYWTTGLYPEASRFGIFFAVVLASHMIGELLTLVILGMVQDPQIVQSGVVLLNSAGVIVGTGLVRTIEEMPTPFKLLSFLTFQKYSSEVLVVNEFYGLNFTCGGANSSTANNAACVFSQGIRFIEKNYPGALSRFTVDFLVLYAFIPVLAVIAILSFILRERIIDRQ; from the exons ATGTCGGGCAGAGCGTCTCCCGCCCTGGAGAAGAGCGGCAGCATCGGGCACACAGGCGAGGGGAAGGCTGCGGGGCAGCTCCCCGACAGCATCAGCGTGCAGGGTGTCTCCTACACCATCAG AGAGCGTGTTGGCCCATGGTGGAACTCCTCTTTATATTGTAAAAAATGGACCCGGCAAATACTTAAGGATATTTCATTTCACATAGAAAGTGGCCAGATTATGGGGATTTTAGGAAATTCTG GATCTGGGAAAACAACACTTCTGGATGCAGTATCAGGAAGACTGGGACATAAAGACAACTTCTTTGGTGAAGTGTATGTGAATGGACGTCAGCTGAGGAGGGAACAGTTCAGAGATTGCTTCTCTTACGTGCCACAG aatgaCACTTTGTTAAGCTTCCTCACCATCCAGGAGTCTTTGACCTACACGGCTTTACTAACTCTTAAGAAatgctccaacagctccatcAAAAAGAAG gtAGATGCAGTTATGGCAGAGCTGAGTCTCAGCCACATTGCTGACAAAATAATTGGAAGCCGGAATGTGGCAGGAATTTCTGGGGGAGAGAGGCGTCGGGTATCCGTGGCAGCCCAGCTATTGCAAGATCCCA AGGTCATGCTACTTGATGAACCAACGACAGGGCTGGACTGCCTGACTGCAAACCAGCTTGTCTTGCTTCTCTCAGAGCTTGCACACAGAGACAGGATCGTGATCCTCACAATCCATCAGCCTCGCTCAGAACTTTTCAAG TTATTTGATAAAATAGCCATCATGAGCTTCGGAGAAATGGTTTTCTGTGGGAGCCCTATGGAAATGATCACATTTTTTAGTGACTGTGGCTATTCTTGTCCTGAACAATCAAATCCTTTTGACTTCTATG TGGATCTGACATCTGTGGACACCCGAAGCAAGGAGCACGAACTTGAAACCTACAGTAGGGTTCAGGAATTTGTATCAGCCTATAGAAACTCGGAGATCTTTAGCAAAGTACTGGCAGCCATTGAAAAAACCAAGTGTATGAAGGAGCTGCCACCAATACCATTCAAAAACAAAGACTTACCCAGTGGCTTTTACCAAATGTTGATTCTTTTACG GAGAACAACTAGAAACTTCTCCAGAGATAAGATAGGCATCATCATGCGTCTCCTCCAGAATGTGTTGTTTGGCTTGTTTATCgcctttttccttctcagacTGAGGAATGACCTGGCCCAGGGAGCCGTGCAGGACCGCGTGGGGCTTGTCTACCAGTGCGTGAGTGCCCCCCCCTACACAGGGATGCTCAATGCTCTGGCCCTGT TCCCACCTCTACGTGCCATCAGTGACCAAGAAAGTAAAGATGGCTTGTATAAGAAATGGCAAATGCTTGTAGCTTACATAGTCCATTTCCTGCCCTTCAGTGTCCTCAGCGTGGCCATTTTCAGCACCTTCATATACTG GACTACAGGATTGTATCCTGAGGCTTCCAGATTTggaattttctttgctgttgtcCTAGCATCGCACATGATTGGTGAACTGCTAACACTTGTTATACTCGGCATGGTTCAAGACCCACAGATAGTCCAAAGTGGTGTGGTGCTACTGAATTCAGCTGGTGTGATAGTGGGAACAGGGCTAGTAAG GACCATTGAAGAAATGCCAACACCTTTCAAACTACTCAGTTTTCTTACGTTTCAAAAATACAGCAGTGAAGTCCTTGTAGTCAATGAATTTTATGGCTTAAACTTCACCTGTG GTGGAGCCAACAGTTCCACTGCAAATAATGCTGCGTGTGTTTTCTCCCAAGGCATCCGGTTCATTGAGAAAAACTATCCCGGGGCATTGTCCCGGTTCACGGTCGATTTCCTCGTACTCTACGCTTTTATACCAGTACTTGCTGTTATTGCAATTCTAAGCTTCATATTAAGAGAGAGAATTATTGACAGACAATGA
- the ABCG8 gene encoding ATP-binding cassette sub-family G member 8 isoform X2: MPAAETRRASRNGAAVRAPERTAFQSERRRTSTAFTETTAKPLQGARPSTAMKETTENVSLDRASWSQTKTQDTIFHSEEDNSLYFTYSGKSNVLEVKELNYQVNTASQIPWYENLAQMKMPWTWKSDPCSRLSVIQNLNLKVRSGQMLAIIGSTAGGKTSLLDIITCRDHGGKIKSGQVMINNKPSTPQLVRKCIAHVRQDDRLLPHLTVRETLLFVAKLRLPKFFSDSQRKKRVEDVIAELRLRQCANTRVGNEYLRGVSGGERRRVSIGVQLLWNPGILILDEPTSGLDSFTAHNLVITLSRLARGNRLVLLSLHQPRSDIFQLFDLVLLMTSGLTVYCGTAKDMVQYFKEIGYPCPRYSNPADFYVDLTSIDKQTAEKEMESRKRANALANLFVEKVKHFDDFLWKATEGDNAENTVIKQRSSEEVINVPHQSSDQLPGALKQFTILLSRQVSNDFRDLSTLLIHGFEALLMSLLIGFLYYGHEKNGLSIRDTTALLYMIGALIPFTIILDVIAKCHSERAMLYHDLEGGMYSVSPYFFAKILGELPEHCIFVIIYGLPIYWLANLVPEPEHFLLNFLLLWLAVYSARAMALWVAALLPTLQLSAFLGNVLFTSFYLSGGFVISLNSLWTVPFWVSKVSFLRWSFQGMMQVQFTDTTYEMTDRNFTYQIPGKLITQAMDLDSHPLYVSYIVLTGVICSFLLLYYLSLRFIKQKSTQDW; the protein is encoded by the exons ATGCCAGCTGCAGAGACGCGGCGCGCCAGCAGAAATGGTGCTGCGGTGAGGGCGCCTGAAAGGACCGCGTTCCAGAGCGAGAGGAGAAGGACTTCCACAGCCTTCACAGAGACCACAGCCAAACCCCTGCAGGGAGCGAGACCTTCCACCGCCATGAAGGAAACTACTGAAAACGTGTCTCTGGACCGGGCCAGCTGGAGCCAG ACCAAGACCCAGGATACTATTTTTCACTCTGAAGAAGACAACAGTCTTTATTTCACATACAGTGGAAAATCAAATGTTCTGGAGGTCAAAGAACTCAACTACCAG GTTAACACAGCATCCCAGATTCCCTGGTATGAAAACCTTGCTCAGATGAAAATGCCCTGGACCTGGAAATCGGATCCCTGTTCCCGCCTGTCAGTCATCCAAAATCTGAATCTAAAAGTGCGAAGTGGTCAGATGCTTGCAATTATAGGAAGCACAG ctGGTGGAAAGACATCCTTGCTTGACATCATAACCTGCCGGGATCATGGAGGCAAAATAAAGTCCGGTCAAGTCATGATCAACAACAAACCCAGCACTCCCCAGCTTGTTAGGAAATGCATAGCACACGTGAGGCAGGATGACCGACTGCTCCCCCACCTGACTGTCAGAGAAACTCTATTGTTCGTTGCCAAACTGCGCCTTCCAAAGTTTTTTTCAGactcacaaaggaaaaaaagg GTGGAGGATGTGATCGCAGAGCTCCGCCTGCGGCAGTGCGCCAACACCAGGGTGGGGAACGAGTACCTGCGGGGCGTCTCCGGGGGAGAGAGGCGCAGGGTGAGCATCGGcgtgcagctgctctggaacCCGG GAATACTCATACTTGACGAACCCACATCTGGACTGGACAGTTTCACTGCACACAACCTTGTGATAACATTATCCAGACTGGCCAGAGGAAACAGATTGGTTCTTCTTTCACTTCATCAGCCCCGCTCAGATATCTTCCAACTGTTTGATTTGGTTCTTCTGATGACTTCTGGACTCACTGTCTACTGTGGAACAGCTAAAGATATGGTCCAGTATTTCAAAGAAATAGGCTATCCCTGCCCAAGGTACAGCAACCCTGCGGATTTCTACG TTGACTTGACCAGTATCGATAAACAGACTGcagaaaaggagatggaaaGCCGAAAAAGAGCAAATGCTCTTGCCAACTTGTTCGTAGAAAAGGTCAAACATTTCGATGATTTCTTATGGAAAGCTACTGAAGGAGACAACGCTGAGAACACAGTAATCAAGCAGAG GAGTTCAGAAGAGGTTATCAATGTGCCTCACCAGTCAAGTGATCAGTTACCAGGAGCCTTAAAGCAGTTCACTATATTATTAAG TCGTCAGGTCTCCAATGACTTCAGAGATCTTTCAACATTATTAATCCATGGATTTGAAGCCCTTCTTATGTCATTACTAATTGGATTTTTGTACTATGGCCATGAAAAAAATGGACTCTCTATTCGTGACACAACAGCACTCCTGTACATGATAGGTGCCCTTATCCCATTCACAATAATTTTGGATGTTATTGCCAAAT GTCACTCAGAAAGAGCAATGCTTTATCATGACTTGGAAGGTGGAATGTACTCTGTTAGCCCATATTTCTTTGCTAAG ATTCTGGGGGAGCTCCCAGAACACTGCATTTTTGTTATCATTTATGGGCTTCCCATCTACTGGCTGGCAAACCTTGTTCCTGAGCCAGAACATTTCCTGCTGAACTTCCTGTTGCTGTGGCTGGCTGTCTACAGTGCCCGTGCCATGGCGCTTTGGGTGGCCGCTCTGCTGCCCACGTTACAGCTCTCGGCCTTCCTTGGCAACGTCCTCTTCACATCGTTCTACCTGAGTGGTGGCTTTGTGATAAGCCTGAACAGCCTCTGGACAG ttcctTTCTGGGTTTCAAAAGTCTCTTTTCTCAGATGGAGTTTTCAAGGAATGATGCAAGTTCAGTTCACTGACACCACATATGAAATGACTGATCGAAACTTTACTTACCAAATACCAGGGAAACTT ATCACTCAGGCTATGGACCTGGACTCCCACCCTCTCTATGTGAGCTACATTGTCCTCACCGGCGTCATTTGCAGCTTCCTGCTTTTATACTATTTATCTCTGCGCTTTATCAAGCAGAAATCAA
- the ABCG8 gene encoding ATP-binding cassette sub-family G member 8 isoform X1: MPAAETRRASRNGAAVRAPERTAFQSERRRTSTAFTETTAKPLQGARPSTAMKETTENVSLDRASWSQVRCEGSATQDTIFHSEEDNSLYFTYSGKSNVLEVKELNYQVNTASQIPWYENLAQMKMPWTWKSDPCSRLSVIQNLNLKVRSGQMLAIIGSTAGGKTSLLDIITCRDHGGKIKSGQVMINNKPSTPQLVRKCIAHVRQDDRLLPHLTVRETLLFVAKLRLPKFFSDSQRKKRVEDVIAELRLRQCANTRVGNEYLRGVSGGERRRVSIGVQLLWNPGILILDEPTSGLDSFTAHNLVITLSRLARGNRLVLLSLHQPRSDIFQLFDLVLLMTSGLTVYCGTAKDMVQYFKEIGYPCPRYSNPADFYVDLTSIDKQTAEKEMESRKRANALANLFVEKVKHFDDFLWKATEGDNAENTVIKQSSEEVINVPHQSSDQLPGALKQFTILLSRQVSNDFRDLSTLLIHGFEALLMSLLIGFLYYGHEKNGLSIRDTTALLYMIGALIPFTIILDVIAKCHSERAMLYHDLEGGMYSVSPYFFAKILGELPEHCIFVIIYGLPIYWLANLVPEPEHFLLNFLLLWLAVYSARAMALWVAALLPTLQLSAFLGNVLFTSFYLSGGFVISLNSLWTVPFWVSKVSFLRWSFQGMMQVQFTDTTYEMTDRNFTYQIPGKLITQAMDLDSHPLYVSYIVLTGVICSFLLLYYLSLRFIKQKSTQDW, from the exons ATGCCAGCTGCAGAGACGCGGCGCGCCAGCAGAAATGGTGCTGCGGTGAGGGCGCCTGAAAGGACCGCGTTCCAGAGCGAGAGGAGAAGGACTTCCACAGCCTTCACAGAGACCACAGCCAAACCCCTGCAGGGAGCGAGACCTTCCACCGCCATGAAGGAAACTACTGAAAACGTGTCTCTGGACCGGGCCAGCTGGAGCCAGGTGAGGTGCGAGGGCTCGGCT ACCCAGGATACTATTTTTCACTCTGAAGAAGACAACAGTCTTTATTTCACATACAGTGGAAAATCAAATGTTCTGGAGGTCAAAGAACTCAACTACCAG GTTAACACAGCATCCCAGATTCCCTGGTATGAAAACCTTGCTCAGATGAAAATGCCCTGGACCTGGAAATCGGATCCCTGTTCCCGCCTGTCAGTCATCCAAAATCTGAATCTAAAAGTGCGAAGTGGTCAGATGCTTGCAATTATAGGAAGCACAG ctGGTGGAAAGACATCCTTGCTTGACATCATAACCTGCCGGGATCATGGAGGCAAAATAAAGTCCGGTCAAGTCATGATCAACAACAAACCCAGCACTCCCCAGCTTGTTAGGAAATGCATAGCACACGTGAGGCAGGATGACCGACTGCTCCCCCACCTGACTGTCAGAGAAACTCTATTGTTCGTTGCCAAACTGCGCCTTCCAAAGTTTTTTTCAGactcacaaaggaaaaaaagg GTGGAGGATGTGATCGCAGAGCTCCGCCTGCGGCAGTGCGCCAACACCAGGGTGGGGAACGAGTACCTGCGGGGCGTCTCCGGGGGAGAGAGGCGCAGGGTGAGCATCGGcgtgcagctgctctggaacCCGG GAATACTCATACTTGACGAACCCACATCTGGACTGGACAGTTTCACTGCACACAACCTTGTGATAACATTATCCAGACTGGCCAGAGGAAACAGATTGGTTCTTCTTTCACTTCATCAGCCCCGCTCAGATATCTTCCAACTGTTTGATTTGGTTCTTCTGATGACTTCTGGACTCACTGTCTACTGTGGAACAGCTAAAGATATGGTCCAGTATTTCAAAGAAATAGGCTATCCCTGCCCAAGGTACAGCAACCCTGCGGATTTCTACG TTGACTTGACCAGTATCGATAAACAGACTGcagaaaaggagatggaaaGCCGAAAAAGAGCAAATGCTCTTGCCAACTTGTTCGTAGAAAAGGTCAAACATTTCGATGATTTCTTATGGAAAGCTACTGAAGGAGACAACGCTGAGAACACAGTAATCAAGCAGAG TTCAGAAGAGGTTATCAATGTGCCTCACCAGTCAAGTGATCAGTTACCAGGAGCCTTAAAGCAGTTCACTATATTATTAAG TCGTCAGGTCTCCAATGACTTCAGAGATCTTTCAACATTATTAATCCATGGATTTGAAGCCCTTCTTATGTCATTACTAATTGGATTTTTGTACTATGGCCATGAAAAAAATGGACTCTCTATTCGTGACACAACAGCACTCCTGTACATGATAGGTGCCCTTATCCCATTCACAATAATTTTGGATGTTATTGCCAAAT GTCACTCAGAAAGAGCAATGCTTTATCATGACTTGGAAGGTGGAATGTACTCTGTTAGCCCATATTTCTTTGCTAAG ATTCTGGGGGAGCTCCCAGAACACTGCATTTTTGTTATCATTTATGGGCTTCCCATCTACTGGCTGGCAAACCTTGTTCCTGAGCCAGAACATTTCCTGCTGAACTTCCTGTTGCTGTGGCTGGCTGTCTACAGTGCCCGTGCCATGGCGCTTTGGGTGGCCGCTCTGCTGCCCACGTTACAGCTCTCGGCCTTCCTTGGCAACGTCCTCTTCACATCGTTCTACCTGAGTGGTGGCTTTGTGATAAGCCTGAACAGCCTCTGGACAG ttcctTTCTGGGTTTCAAAAGTCTCTTTTCTCAGATGGAGTTTTCAAGGAATGATGCAAGTTCAGTTCACTGACACCACATATGAAATGACTGATCGAAACTTTACTTACCAAATACCAGGGAAACTT ATCACTCAGGCTATGGACCTGGACTCCCACCCTCTCTATGTGAGCTACATTGTCCTCACCGGCGTCATTTGCAGCTTCCTGCTTTTATACTATTTATCTCTGCGCTTTATCAAGCAGAAATCAA